The Nanoarchaeota archaeon genome contains a region encoding:
- a CDS encoding 50S ribosomal protein L31e: MTTVKTPRLYTIPLTDAWKSPYKRRAKKAVALIQKFAERHMKADPKNVCVGTQLNEAIWARGIKFPPRKVKVQAVPQEIDVKGKKSTKVWIELEGVKLELEKKKKEAPKKKDEKKTESPKVDVVKAEVKTESSKVEEKKAETMVEEERKRGKTADSRLSDDEKKAEAPKAEEKK, translated from the coding sequence ATGACCACTGTAAAAACACCAAGATTATATACGATACCATTAACGGATGCATGGAAAAGTCCTTACAAGAGAAGGGCAAAGAAAGCAGTTGCGCTTATCCAGAAATTTGCAGAAAGACACATGAAGGCAGACCCGAAGAATGTGTGTGTTGGAACTCAGCTGAATGAAGCGATTTGGGCGCGCGGAATCAAATTCCCGCCGAGAAAAGTTAAAGTCCAGGCAGTTCCGCAGGAAATTGATGTTAAAGGCAAAAAGAGCACAAAAGTCTGGATTGAGCTTGAAGGCGTGAAACTTGAGCTTGAGAAAAAAAAGAAAGAAGCTCCTAAAAAGAAGGACGAAAAGAAAACCGAATCTCCGAAGGTGGATGTTGTTAAAGCTGAAGTTAAAACCGAATCTTCCAAAGTTGAAGAAAAGAAAGCAGAAACAATGGTTGAGGAGGAGCGAAAGCGCGGCAAAACAGCGGATTCGCGATTGAGCGACGATGAGAAGAAAGCTGAAGCGCCTAAAGCAGAGGAAAAGAAATAA
- a CDS encoding 30S ribosomal protein S27e: MAQNFLKVQCGKCNNEQKIFSKASMDVKCLVCGELLSKPSGGKAILQPNTKLLGELKVDK; this comes from the coding sequence ATGGCTCAAAATTTTCTTAAGGTACAATGCGGAAAATGCAACAATGAACAGAAGATATTTAGCAAAGCATCAATGGATGTCAAATGCCTTGTTTGCGGTGAATTGCTTTCAAAGCCAAGCGGTGGAAAGGCAATTCTTCAGCCGAACACAAAGCTTCTGGGTGAGCTGAAAGTTGATAAATAA
- a CDS encoding polyprenyl synthetase family protein, with protein sequence MIKDGKIDIEEILKEKKHFIDKRIEKYLPRKIDSKSLEFMIGKPRYEYSISAIQNAIVNPIWDLLDRGGKRWRPALFLMIAEALNGDIEKVSDFVIIPEVVHDGTLMADDVEDSSALRRGKPCTHVIFGADIAINAAEAMYFIPTLVLRKNRNFIDDKILLRAYEIYHEDLTSLTVAGQAVDIYWHRGFENVDEITENKYLQMCAGKTGSLARMSARLAAALSGASEKQEFLLGRFAETIGVAFQIQDDILNLTAESGKGQFIKEYIGSDITEGKRTLMIIHALKKATKEEKARLIEILNMHTNDKKLIYEAIAIIKKYGSVEYAKNRAKEIVKDAWKDVDSVLPESKSKDVLSAFADYLIERDI encoded by the coding sequence ATGATTAAAGATGGGAAAATAGACATAGAAGAAATTCTTAAAGAAAAAAAACATTTCATAGATAAAAGAATAGAAAAATACCTTCCGAGAAAAATAGATTCAAAATCTCTTGAATTTATGATAGGCAAGCCCCGTTATGAATACAGCATTTCGGCAATACAAAATGCCATTGTAAACCCGATATGGGATCTTCTTGACAGAGGTGGAAAACGATGGAGGCCTGCACTTTTTCTGATGATTGCCGAAGCGCTTAATGGCGATATTGAAAAGGTTTCTGATTTTGTAATAATTCCTGAAGTAGTGCATGATGGAACACTGATGGCTGATGATGTTGAAGATTCAAGCGCTCTGCGGCGCGGAAAACCATGCACGCATGTAATTTTTGGAGCAGATATAGCAATAAATGCTGCAGAAGCGATGTACTTCATACCCACTCTCGTCCTTAGGAAAAACAGAAATTTCATCGATGATAAGATACTATTGCGAGCATATGAAATATATCATGAAGATCTGACAAGCCTGACTGTTGCAGGGCAAGCAGTTGACATATATTGGCATCGCGGATTTGAAAATGTTGATGAAATCACTGAAAATAAATATCTTCAGATGTGTGCCGGAAAAACTGGCTCCCTTGCGCGAATGTCTGCAAGGCTTGCTGCCGCTCTTTCCGGAGCAAGCGAAAAGCAGGAATTCCTTCTTGGAAGGTTTGCTGAGACCATCGGAGTGGCATTTCAGATACAGGACGATATACTTAATCTCACTGCCGAAAGCGGCAAAGGCCAATTCATAAAAGAATATATCGGCAGCGATATTACGGAAGGAAAGCGGACGCTAATGATAATACATGCGCTTAAAAAGGCTACGAAAGAGGAAAAGGCGCGGCTTATTGAAATACTGAACATGCACACAAACGACAAAAAACTGATATATGAAGCTATAGCCATCATCAAGAAATATGGCTCTGTCGAATATGCAAAAAATCGGGCAAAAGAAATAGTAAAGGATGCCTGGAAAGATGTGGATTCTGTACTTCCGGAATCAAAATCAAAGGATGTTTTAAGCGCATTTGCGGACTACCTGATTGAACGTGATATATGA
- the gatB gene encoding Asp-tRNA(Asn)/Glu-tRNA(Gln) amidotransferase subunit GatB — MKTKTTFKNKDNLVCCDNMSLDTPVKIGLETHVQLNSTTKMFCGCKNPIHFEAAVFKILNSKSSKASSESKMSLKLKDKAFHNMKAEAFPNTITCPICLGLPGSKPNANRRAFELAAKVSIALGCDIAKETYFSRKTYFYPDMAKNFQITQYEIPLAKDGTVEMESESGKKQIRIRRIHMEEDPAKLVHVGGLGGDGKHVLMDYNRSGIPLIEIVTEPDFKSPKEARLYINKLATVLEYLGVYDSSSEASIKTDANISIAGGERVEVKNISGAKEVERALAFEYMRQKNVVARGGKIVQETRAWDDVSGTTKALRKKETEEEYGYIFEPDLPKLEVSESFKKNISSQIPELPDAKRKRLIKQYKIAEKTAESIVSSIDLANLFESAAKTVKVEIAAAWISERLMKTLNYNSITWKTSGLKQEWIIDLLKMFESGKYSDDVAERILWKMIDDRLPPLEAAKRHGLSEIDRSLNLEKTISGILAKNAKAVEDYKNGGEKSLNFLIGQLMRETKGAVDAKNAREKIIKMVKKFPLFVKT; from the coding sequence ATGAAAACAAAAACAACTTTTAAAAATAAAGACAACCTAGTTTGTTGTGATAACATGAGTCTTGATACCCCTGTGAAGATTGGCCTTGAAACGCACGTACAACTTAACTCAACCACAAAAATGTTCTGCGGATGCAAGAATCCGATACATTTTGAAGCAGCAGTCTTCAAAATTTTGAACTCAAAGAGTTCAAAAGCTTCAAGCGAAAGCAAGATGAGCTTGAAACTCAAGGATAAGGCGTTTCATAATATGAAAGCTGAAGCATTTCCAAATACAATCACCTGCCCTATATGTCTTGGGCTTCCCGGCTCAAAGCCTAATGCAAACAGGCGCGCCTTCGAATTAGCAGCAAAAGTGTCAATTGCGCTTGGATGCGACATTGCAAAAGAAACATACTTCTCAAGAAAGACATACTTTTATCCGGACATGGCAAAAAATTTCCAGATAACACAATACGAAATACCGCTTGCAAAAGATGGGACCGTAGAAATGGAATCCGAAAGCGGCAAAAAACAAATCAGAATACGCAGGATTCATATGGAAGAAGATCCTGCAAAACTTGTGCATGTCGGCGGGCTTGGAGGCGACGGAAAACACGTTCTTATGGACTACAACCGCTCGGGAATTCCTTTAATCGAAATAGTGACCGAACCGGATTTCAAGTCGCCTAAAGAGGCGCGCCTCTACATCAACAAGCTCGCGACGGTTCTTGAATATCTAGGCGTCTATGATTCATCTTCTGAGGCATCAATAAAAACCGATGCAAATATATCAATTGCCGGCGGCGAACGCGTGGAAGTCAAAAACATATCCGGAGCAAAGGAGGTTGAACGCGCGCTCGCATTTGAATACATGCGCCAGAAAAATGTTGTCGCGCGCGGAGGAAAAATCGTACAGGAAACAAGGGCATGGGATGATGTTTCCGGAACAACAAAAGCTCTCAGAAAAAAGGAAACTGAAGAAGAATACGGGTATATTTTCGAGCCTGATCTTCCTAAGCTTGAGGTATCCGAATCATTTAAAAAAAACATTAGCTCACAGATTCCCGAACTTCCCGATGCGAAGAGGAAACGCCTGATCAAGCAATATAAAATCGCTGAGAAAACTGCCGAAAGCATCGTTTCGTCAATTGACCTTGCAAACCTTTTCGAGAGTGCTGCAAAAACCGTAAAAGTAGAAATCGCTGCCGCATGGATATCTGAGAGGCTTATGAAAACGCTCAACTACAACAGCATCACTTGGAAAACTTCCGGCCTGAAACAAGAATGGATTATCGACCTTCTGAAAATGTTTGAGTCGGGAAAATATTCTGATGATGTTGCAGAACGCATACTTTGGAAAATGATTGATGACAGACTGCCTCCGCTTGAGGCAGCAAAAAGGCACGGCCTATCTGAAATAGACCGCTCTTTAAATCTCGAAAAAACAATTTCCGGAATTCTTGCCAAAAATGCAAAGGCTGTTGAAGACTACAAAAACGGCGGAGAAAAATCACTGAACTTCCTTATAGGGCAATTGATGCGTGAAACAAAAGGTGCTGTTGATGCAAAAAACGCGAGGGAAAAAATAATTAAAATGGTTAAAAAATTCCCCCTTTTTGTGAAAACGTAG
- a CDS encoding type II/IV secretion system ATPase subunit codes for MGGDVGGGRRTGSGGGTVAVSADVLEQRPIDISHIEKSYVSKPYNDEELRSFNLQYNLSPLNPKPGEKVFSWASVKWADEANSLIYFVNEEKLAESDLIQIKRIKQVIEEKIDVSFDSLQTASAISYLKKAIDAIIIQFGIFVSADKRTLYEYYILRDFVGYGRLQPLMNDPNIEDISCDGINIPIFIYHRNPLIGSLKTNVVFDTKDELDDFVTRLSQKCGRSISVSEPLSEGALPEGSRVQATLGTDIARRGSNFTIRKFTSDPLTPMHLLASGTLNEKMLAYFWYAIENNASILISGPTASGKTSLLNALSLFIKPSLKIVTIEDTPELKLPHTHWVPEVSRQGVLGMGSKMVGEVSMFDLLKGSLRQRPDYIIVGEVRGDEAYVLFQQMASGHSGLSTIHADSIDKVVDRLTTPPINLPPMLLETLDFVIFVKHIRYRGRYVRRIMEVREIQKYDTKDKEIKTLRVFRWFPKTDKFDTDASSALLKKISLDTGITEEQVKAEINKRIKVIKWLKENKITDYRDVGRIIAAFYTNPDALLEELSEQ; via the coding sequence ATGGGCGGAGACGTTGGCGGAGGAAGAAGAACTGGAAGCGGCGGCGGAACTGTTGCTGTTTCTGCTGATGTTTTAGAGCAGCGTCCGATTGACATATCGCACATAGAAAAATCATATGTTTCAAAGCCTTACAACGATGAAGAGTTGAGGAGCTTTAATTTGCAGTATAATCTTTCTCCGTTAAATCCCAAACCGGGCGAAAAAGTGTTTTCATGGGCATCTGTAAAATGGGCTGATGAAGCAAATAGCTTGATTTATTTTGTGAATGAAGAAAAGCTTGCGGAAAGCGATTTAATACAAATAAAGAGGATAAAGCAAGTTATTGAAGAAAAAATCGACGTCTCATTCGATTCTCTTCAGACGGCGTCTGCTATATCGTATTTGAAAAAAGCGATTGATGCAATAATCATACAGTTCGGGATATTTGTGTCCGCGGACAAGCGTACACTCTATGAATATTACATATTGCGGGATTTTGTGGGTTATGGCAGGCTGCAGCCGCTCATGAACGATCCGAATATAGAGGATATAAGCTGTGATGGTATTAATATTCCTATTTTCATCTATCATAGAAACCCGTTGATAGGTTCGCTTAAGACGAATGTTGTTTTTGATACCAAGGATGAGCTCGACGACTTTGTGACGCGCCTTTCACAAAAATGCGGCAGAAGCATATCGGTTTCAGAGCCGTTGTCTGAAGGCGCGCTTCCTGAAGGCTCCCGTGTGCAGGCAACTCTTGGCACTGATATAGCCCGGCGCGGTTCGAATTTCACCATAAGAAAATTCACATCAGATCCGCTTACTCCAATGCATCTTCTTGCATCAGGCACATTGAATGAGAAGATGCTCGCATATTTTTGGTATGCTATAGAGAACAATGCGTCTATCTTGATATCCGGGCCTACTGCATCAGGAAAAACGTCGCTTCTTAATGCGCTTTCACTATTCATTAAGCCGTCGCTTAAAATCGTGACTATAGAGGATACGCCGGAACTTAAACTGCCGCATACACACTGGGTGCCGGAAGTTTCAAGGCAGGGTGTTCTGGGAATGGGCAGTAAGATGGTCGGTGAAGTAAGCATGTTCGATCTTCTAAAGGGCTCGCTGAGGCAGAGGCCAGATTACATAATAGTCGGAGAAGTCCGAGGCGATGAAGCATATGTCCTTTTCCAGCAGATGGCGAGCGGACACTCAGGACTTTCCACAATTCATGCAGATTCGATAGATAAGGTGGTTGACAGGCTCACCACACCGCCGATAAATCTGCCTCCAATGCTTCTTGAGACACTGGATTTTGTTATCTTCGTAAAGCACATAAGGTACCGGGGAAGATATGTGCGCCGCATAATGGAAGTGAGAGAAATACAGAAATATGACACAAAAGACAAAGAGATAAAGACTTTGCGCGTTTTTAGATGGTTTCCGAAAACCGATAAGTTTGATACTGATGCGAGTTCGGCGCTTTTGAAAAAAATATCTCTTGATACGGGTATAACTGAGGAGCAGGTGAAGGCCGAAATAAACAAGCGCATAAAGGTAATCAAATGGCTCAAGGAAAATAAGATAACTGATTATAGGGATGTCGGAAGGATAATAGCTGCATTTTACACGAATCCTGACGCGCTTCTTGAAGAGCTTTCGGAGCAATAA
- a CDS encoding type II secretion system F family protein produces the protein MAEDFNEKYISISYRVMGNFVGQYLVDELRDLRPDIQKANIGISLIEYLSVSLFTSLIVFVFQVPLISIIMMLLLKSVLLGLISGFLFGLFCAIGIFSLFYFYPSLRVQARCKKINESLPFAMFYLTTISGSGTPPLLMFKMLAQFKEYEEISEEAKKIVYDVDIAGMSVTKALENAAGRTPSNHLREIYWGITNSLTTGGDLKSLLYEKANSAMEEYKRSLSGFTAMLSTLTEIYLTGVVVGSIFFMVLSTIMSSFGSDTTTIINLQLAVTFILLPILSVAFIAVLKQISPAHAI, from the coding sequence ATGGCTGAAGATTTCAACGAAAAATATATTTCAATATCCTATAGAGTAATGGGGAATTTTGTAGGGCAGTATCTTGTTGATGAGTTGAGAGACTTAAGGCCGGATATACAAAAGGCAAATATCGGAATATCCCTTATAGAATATTTATCTGTTTCTTTATTTACCTCCCTCATAGTTTTTGTTTTCCAAGTACCTTTGATTTCGATAATAATGATGCTCCTTTTGAAGTCCGTCCTGTTGGGGCTTATCTCGGGATTTCTTTTCGGGCTTTTTTGCGCAATTGGCATCTTTTCACTTTTTTATTTTTATCCTTCGCTTCGCGTGCAAGCTCGATGTAAAAAGATAAATGAATCTCTTCCGTTTGCAATGTTTTACCTTACGACAATATCCGGCTCCGGAACCCCGCCTCTTTTAATGTTCAAAATGCTTGCACAGTTCAAAGAATATGAGGAGATTTCCGAGGAGGCAAAAAAAATAGTTTATGATGTTGATATTGCGGGGATGAGTGTAACAAAAGCTCTTGAAAATGCGGCAGGTCGAACGCCTTCGAACCATTTAAGGGAAATCTATTGGGGTATAACTAATAGCCTTACAACTGGAGGTGATTTGAAAAGCCTGCTTTATGAGAAAGCAAACAGTGCTATGGAAGAGTATAAAAGAAGCCTTAGCGGGTTTACTGCAATGCTTTCAACACTTACTGAAATATATTTAACCGGTGTTGTGGTGGGCTCGATATTTTTCATGGTGCTTTCAACCATAATGAGCAGTTTTGGAAGCGACACAACGACAATAATAAACCTGCAACTGGCAGTAACATTCATACTGCTTCCGATATTATCTGTTGCGTTTATTGCGGTATTGAAGCAGATTTCGCCAGCCCATGCGATATGA